The Bacteroidota bacterium genome window below encodes:
- a CDS encoding TonB-dependent receptor: MKAKSFLYGIVCACLLLGYLNAAASGEKIKLTGTVTDKSTGEKIPGVTIYIPDLKTGSITDINGEFRIENLPDKKLIFQFSLIGYKNYITTIDLSTTRSIDVKLETAVKEINAIVVTGSANAVEKNRTPTPITVIQKSLIVENSSSNIIDVLASQPGISQITTGSGISKPVIRGLGYNRVIVINDGIKQEGQQWGDEHGIEIDEYSVDKVEILKGPASLMYGSDAMAGVINMISAPSLAEGKITGELISEFQTNNGLYGYSANSKGNLKGFVWDARFSNKAAHAYKNKYDGYVYNSGYKEYAAQTILGINRSWGFSHLHLSYFNLIPGISEGERDATSGKFIKPVAINDSTIEEVIAGDSDFKSYSSNVPFQKVNHYKIVLNNSMIISQGTLKSVFGYQLNERKEFAEITSPDDYGLYFKLSTFNYELKYHFPEYKKINFTTGLNGMLQNSLNKGTEYLVPAYTLFDGGIFAIAARNFNKIDVSAGIRYDSRKLNGEDLYLDANGISTNENNSTEHRFNSFTTTFSGLTGSAGMAWNFNPNFYTKANISFGFRAPNIAELGANGVHEGTIRYEIGNTQLKAEKSRQVDLSLGFNTDHVSIEIDGFINSIDNFIFLSKLSTSGGTDSLRDGNSVFLYSSGDALLKGGEILIDLHPHPFDWLHFENSLSIVDAQQKDQPDSTKYLPFTPPMKVTSELKFTAKKLSKVISNSYFKIGIDYYFEQDKIYSAFNTETSTPGYNLFHAGIGTDVTIKKKKLLSAYINVTNLGDVAYQSHLSRLKYAPENPVTGQTGIFNMGRNINFKVIVPLEFSKK; the protein is encoded by the coding sequence ATGAAAGCAAAGTCATTTCTATACGGAATCGTATGTGCGTGTTTGCTGCTTGGATATCTAAACGCAGCTGCATCAGGCGAAAAAATAAAATTAACAGGAACAGTTACAGACAAATCTACAGGAGAAAAAATTCCGGGAGTTACGATATATATTCCCGATTTGAAAACCGGAAGTATCACAGATATAAACGGAGAATTCAGAATTGAGAACCTGCCAGACAAAAAACTAATTTTTCAATTCAGTCTGATTGGATATAAAAATTACATTACTACAATTGATCTTTCAACAACAAGAAGTATAGATGTTAAACTTGAAACAGCAGTTAAAGAGATAAATGCAATTGTTGTTACAGGTTCCGCAAATGCTGTTGAGAAAAACAGAACACCGACACCAATAACTGTCATTCAAAAGTCGCTGATCGTAGAAAACTCTTCCTCCAATATCATCGATGTTCTTGCTTCACAACCGGGCATCTCCCAGATCACAACCGGTAGTGGTATTTCTAAGCCTGTCATCAGAGGGCTTGGATACAACAGGGTAATTGTTATCAATGATGGAATAAAACAAGAAGGACAGCAATGGGGCGATGAACATGGAATTGAAATAGACGAATATAGTGTTGACAAAGTTGAAATTCTCAAAGGACCTGCTTCTTTAATGTACGGATCCGATGCAATGGCAGGTGTTATCAATATGATCTCTGCTCCTTCTCTTGCTGAAGGAAAAATTACGGGTGAGTTGATCTCTGAATTTCAGACTAACAACGGTTTATATGGATATTCCGCGAATAGTAAAGGAAATTTAAAAGGCTTTGTCTGGGATGCACGATTCAGCAATAAAGCAGCACACGCTTACAAAAATAAATATGACGGCTATGTATATAATTCCGGATACAAAGAATATGCTGCTCAAACAATTCTGGGGATAAACAGATCCTGGGGCTTTTCTCATTTGCATTTGAGTTACTTTAATTTGATCCCGGGAATTTCAGAAGGCGAACGCGATGCTACCAGTGGAAAATTTATTAAGCCCGTTGCAATAAATGATTCAACAATTGAAGAAGTTATCGCAGGCGATTCCGATTTCAAGTCTTATTCATCGAATGTTCCTTTTCAAAAAGTAAATCATTATAAGATCGTTCTGAATAACAGTATGATCATCAGTCAGGGAACTCTGAAGAGTGTTTTCGGATATCAGTTAAACGAAAGAAAAGAATTTGCTGAGATCACAAGTCCCGATGATTACGGACTTTATTTTAAACTAAGTACTTTTAATTACGAACTTAAATATCATTTTCCTGAATATAAAAAGATCAATTTCACAACAGGTTTGAATGGAATGTTACAAAACTCTTTGAATAAAGGCACTGAATATCTTGTCCCCGCTTACACTTTATTCGATGGTGGTATTTTTGCAATTGCAGCGAGAAATTTTAATAAGATCGATGTCAGCGCAGGGATCCGGTACGACTCGCGGAAATTAAATGGTGAAGATCTTTATCTGGATGCAAACGGAATTTCTACAAATGAAAATAATTCAACAGAACACCGTTTTAATTCTTTTACTACCACATTTTCCGGATTAACAGGAAGTGCCGGAATGGCCTGGAATTTCAATCCGAACTTTTATACCAAAGCCAATATTTCCTTTGGTTTCAGAGCTCCGAATATTGCTGAGCTCGGCGCTAACGGTGTACATGAAGGCACTATACGATATGAAATCGGAAACACTCAATTGAAAGCTGAAAAAAGCCGGCAAGTAGATCTTTCATTGGGCTTCAACACAGATCATGTCAGTATAGAGATCGATGGATTTATAAATTCTATTGATAATTTTATTTTTCTATCAAAGCTCTCTACTTCTGGCGGAACTGATTCTCTCCGGGATGGAAATTCTGTATTCCTCTATTCATCAGGTGATGCTTTATTGAAAGGTGGCGAGATCCTGATCGATCTGCATCCACATCCATTCGACTGGTTGCACTTTGAAAATTCTCTTTCCATAGTAGATGCTCAACAGAAGGATCAACCTGACAGTACGAAATATCTTCCCTTTACGCCACCAATGAAGGTAACTTCAGAATTAAAATTCACAGCGAAAAAATTGTCGAAGGTGATCAGCAACAGTTATTTTAAAATTGGCATCGATTATTATTTTGAGCAGGACAAAATCTATTCTGCATTCAATACTGAGACTTCAACACCCGGTTATAATTTATTCCACGCAGGGATTGGAACCGACGTGACAATAAAAAAGAAGAAACTATTATCAGCATATATTAATGTTACCAATTTAGGTGATGTTGCTTACCAAAGTCATTTGAGCAGGTTAAAGTATGCTCCTGAAAATCCGGTAACCGGACAAACGGGAATCTTTAACATGGGAAGAAATATAAACTTCAAAGTGATAGTCCCACTCGAATTTTCAAAAAAATAG